From a single Synergistota bacterium genomic region:
- the rplV gene encoding 50S ribosomal protein L22 has translation MEAKAVAKYVRISPKKVRQVINLIRNKPINEALLTLRYLPKKAARIVEKVLKSAIANAENNFNMNLDKLYVYRIFVDQGPTMKRIRPRAMGRAYLIRKRTSHITVIVKEKEG, from the coding sequence ATGGAAGCAAAAGCTGTAGCTAAATATGTAAGAATATCACCCAAAAAGGTTAGACAAGTTATAAACCTAATAAGAAACAAACCCATAAATGAGGCTCTTCTAACTTTACGATATCTTCCTAAGAAAGCAGCTAGAATAGTTGAAAAGGTCTTGAAATCTGCCATTGCTAATGCTGAAAATAATTTCAACATGAACTTAGATAAACTTTACGTATATAGAATTTTTGTCGATCAAGGACCTACTATGAAAAGAATAAGACCTCGTGCTATGGGAAGAGCTTATCTTATAAGAAAAAGAACAAGTCATATAACTGTGATTGTGAAGGAGAAGGAGGGATAG
- the rpmD gene encoding 50S ribosomal protein L30 yields the protein MKTLKIKWVKSFVGYSQDQRDTIRALGFRKLNQVIEKPDIPQIRGMIKKVHHLIEIEEG from the coding sequence ATGAAAACATTAAAAATTAAGTGGGTTAAAAGTTTTGTAGGTTACTCTCAAGATCAGAGAGATACAATAAGAGCGTTAGGCTTTCGAAAGCTTAATCAAGTTATAGAAAAACCTGACATACCTCAAATAAGAGGCATGATCAAAAAAGTCCATCATCTTATTGAAATTGAGGAGGGATAG
- the rpsJ gene encoding 30S ribosomal protein S10, with amino-acid sequence MTQKVRIKLKAYDHKLLDRSVSQIVETAERTDAEISGPIPLPTEIHKICVLRSPHKDKHSREQFEIRIHKRLIDIISPTPKTIEALMKLNLPSGVDIEIKT; translated from the coding sequence TTGACTCAAAAAGTAAGAATAAAATTAAAAGCTTATGATCATAAGCTTCTAGATAGATCAGTATCACAAATAGTTGAAACAGCAGAAAGAACAGATGCAGAGATTAGTGGCCCTATACCTTTACCTACGGAGATACATAAAATTTGTGTTTTACGATCTCCTCACAAAGATAAGCATTCAAGAGAACAGTTTGAGATACGTATACACAAACGATTAATAGATATAATCAGCCCAACGCCCAAAACCATTGAAGCACTTATGAAGCTTAATCTTCCTTCGGGGGTCGACATAGAAATAAAAACTTAA
- the rpsH gene encoding 30S ribosomal protein S8, whose translation MFVTDPIGDMLTRIRNANIVYHESVDIPLSKIKLEIAKILKREGFIKGFKLVKEDKIPMIRIFLKYGPNKEKVIAGLKRVSKPGRRVYVGKDNLPKVMGGLGIAILSTSNGIMTDKEAREKGIGGEVLCYVW comes from the coding sequence ATGTTCGTAACTGATCCAATAGGAGATATGCTCACGCGGATAAGAAATGCTAACATCGTTTATCACGAAAGTGTTGACATCCCTCTTTCTAAAATAAAATTGGAAATAGCAAAGATCCTAAAAAGAGAGGGCTTTATCAAGGGATTCAAGCTAGTTAAGGAGGACAAAATACCTATGATAAGGATTTTCTTAAAATACGGTCCTAATAAAGAAAAGGTCATCGCTGGCCTTAAAAGAGTAAGCAAACCTGGTCGAAGAGTCTATGTAGGAAAAGATAACCTTCCAAAAGTTATGGGAGGGCTTGGGATAGCAATTCTATCCACTTCAAATGGAATAATGACTGATAAGGAAGCTCGAGAAAAGGGTATCGGCGGAGAAGTTCTCTGCTATGTATGGTAA
- the rplF gene encoding 50S ribosomal protein L6 codes for MSRIGKKPIEIPAGINIEIKDKLVKVSGPKGVLMTEVHPDIEVKLEGKQLKVINSFDDKFHKAIHGTTRALLTNMIEGVLKGFEVELEIVGVGYRARMEGKKLILSLGYSHPIEYEPPPGITIEVPDQQRIIVKGIDKRLVGQVAAIIRSFREPDSYKGKGIRYKGEEVRLKPGKAAKTA; via the coding sequence TTGTCTCGTATAGGGAAAAAACCTATAGAGATCCCAGCAGGTATTAATATAGAAATAAAAGATAAGCTTGTTAAAGTTTCAGGCCCTAAGGGAGTATTAATGACCGAAGTTCATCCTGATATAGAAGTTAAATTAGAAGGAAAACAACTGAAAGTTATTAATTCCTTTGATGATAAATTTCACAAAGCAATACATGGAACTACAAGGGCATTACTAACCAATATGATTGAAGGAGTATTAAAAGGATTTGAAGTAGAACTTGAAATTGTCGGGGTAGGGTATAGAGCAAGAATGGAAGGTAAAAAGCTCATTCTATCCCTAGGTTACTCTCATCCCATAGAATACGAACCCCCACCTGGAATAACCATAGAAGTCCCTGACCAACAAAGGATAATAGTTAAGGGAATAGATAAAAGACTTGTGGGACAGGTAGCAGCTATAATAAGGTCTTTTAGAGAACCGGATTCCTATAAAGGTAAGGGAATACGCTATAAAGGTGAAGAAGTAAGACTTAAGCCCGGAAAAGCTGCTAAAACAGCATAA
- the rplX gene encoding 50S ribosomal protein L24, which translates to MHVKKGDKVIVLSGKDKGKEGKVLKVFPDKNKVLVEQINVVRKHSRPTQKTPQGGIIPQEAPIYACKVAVICPACGKPTRIGHAFLEDGRKVRICKKCEEVIDSI; encoded by the coding sequence ATGCATGTCAAAAAAGGTGATAAAGTAATAGTTCTCTCAGGCAAGGATAAAGGAAAAGAAGGAAAAGTCCTAAAGGTTTTTCCAGACAAAAATAAAGTTTTGGTTGAACAAATAAATGTAGTTAGAAAACACTCTCGCCCAACCCAAAAAACACCACAAGGAGGCATAATTCCACAAGAAGCACCTATTTATGCCTGTAAAGTTGCAGTTATTTGTCCTGCATGTGGTAAACCAACAAGAATCGGACATGCTTTCTTAGAAGACGGAAGAAAAGTTAGAATATGTAAGAAATGTGAAGAGGTAATAGACAGCATTTAA
- the rplB gene encoding 50S ribosomal protein L2, with the protein MGIKGFKPITPGRRFMTVSSFEEITKEEPEKSLLLPLKQKAGRNSMGRITVRHRGGGHKKMYRLIDFKRDKIGIPAKVVAIEYDPNRSARIALLNYADGEKRYILAPVGLEVGQTVISGPNADIKPGNALPLRYIPEGTLIHNIEIIKGKGGQLVRSAGAAAQIMAKEGDYAHIRLPSGEIRLIRLDCMATVGQVGNVDHENIVIGKAGRARWLGWRPFVRGMTMNPVDHPMGGGEGRTKSNKHPCSPWGVPAKGYKTRKKNHPTDKWIVKRRK; encoded by the coding sequence ATGGGAATAAAAGGATTTAAGCCCATAACGCCAGGAAGGAGGTTTATGACGGTATCAAGTTTTGAAGAAATAACAAAAGAAGAACCAGAAAAGTCTTTACTACTTCCGCTTAAGCAAAAAGCTGGAAGAAATTCCATGGGACGCATTACTGTTCGCCATAGAGGCGGCGGACATAAAAAGATGTACCGTTTGATAGATTTTAAGAGAGACAAGATAGGCATCCCTGCTAAAGTTGTAGCTATAGAATACGATCCTAATAGATCAGCTCGTATAGCTTTACTAAACTATGCAGATGGGGAAAAAAGATATATTTTAGCCCCTGTTGGGCTAGAAGTTGGACAGACGGTAATCTCTGGACCAAATGCAGACATAAAACCAGGTAATGCTCTTCCCTTGAGATACATTCCAGAGGGAACATTAATACATAATATAGAGATCATTAAAGGAAAAGGGGGCCAGTTAGTTAGATCAGCTGGTGCAGCTGCTCAAATAATGGCTAAGGAAGGGGATTACGCCCATATAAGATTACCATCAGGAGAAATAAGACTGATTCGTCTTGATTGCATGGCCACAGTAGGACAGGTCGGAAATGTAGATCACGAAAACATTGTTATAGGAAAGGCTGGAAGGGCTCGCTGGCTTGGTTGGAGACCGTTTGTAAGAGGAATGACTATGAACCCGGTCGATCATCCCATGGGAGGAGGAGAAGGAAGAACAAAAAGTAATAAGCATCCATGTTCTCCATGGGGCGTTCCTGCAAAAGGCTACAAAACAAGGAAGAAGAATCATCCTACAGATAAGTGGATAGTTAAGAGGCGTAAGTGA
- the rplP gene encoding 50S ribosomal protein L16, producing the protein MLMPKRVKYRKQQRGRMKGRAKGGTTLIFGDYGLQALEPAWITAQQIEAARIAITRSLKKGGRMWIRVFPDKPVTRKPAETRMGKGKGNVDHWVAVVKPGRILFEIIGVSREEAEEILKQADSKLPIRTRIVSREGLGGGAR; encoded by the coding sequence ATGTTAATGCCAAAGAGGGTTAAATATAGAAAACAGCAAAGAGGTCGCATGAAAGGACGTGCTAAAGGTGGTACAACCCTTATTTTTGGGGATTATGGCCTGCAAGCCTTAGAACCCGCCTGGATTACAGCACAGCAAATAGAAGCAGCTCGTATCGCTATTACTCGCTCTCTTAAAAAGGGAGGAAGAATGTGGATAAGGGTATTTCCTGACAAACCAGTAACAAGAAAACCCGCAGAAACGAGGATGGGAAAGGGAAAGGGTAACGTAGATCATTGGGTTGCAGTAGTTAAACCGGGTAGAATTCTTTTTGAAATAATTGGTGTTTCCAGAGAAGAGGCTGAAGAAATCCTTAAGCAAGCAGATAGCAAGCTTCCGATCCGTACCAGAATCGTTTCTAGGGAAGGATTGGGAGGTGGAGCCAGATGA
- the rpsQ gene encoding 30S ribosomal protein S17, with amino-acid sequence MAKEFIGIVISDKMDKTVIVQVERTMLHPVYGKPVKKWSKFVAHDPENKCELGDKVKIEPSRPLSKTKRWKVVEIIEKAKTEKFVMKEEVDSQL; translated from the coding sequence ATGGCAAAGGAGTTTATAGGTATCGTCATAAGCGACAAAATGGATAAAACAGTCATAGTTCAAGTAGAAAGAACAATGCTCCATCCTGTATACGGTAAGCCAGTAAAAAAGTGGTCTAAGTTTGTAGCTCATGATCCTGAAAACAAATGTGAATTAGGAGATAAAGTTAAGATAGAACCTTCTAGACCTCTTAGCAAAACTAAAAGATGGAAAGTTGTAGAAATAATAGAAAAGGCCAAGACTGAAAAATTCGTTATGAAAGAGGAGGTGGATTCGCAGCTATGA
- the rplW gene encoding 50S ribosomal protein L23, whose translation MSKDLHDIIIRPIITEKSFKAMEKERKYTFKVPIDVNKIEIKKAVEEIFKVRVSKVNTIRFRGKPRRLGIYRGRKPDWKKAIVTLAPGYKIPFFENIGV comes from the coding sequence ATGAGTAAAGATCTTCATGATATAATCATACGCCCAATAATAACAGAAAAATCCTTCAAAGCTATGGAAAAAGAAAGAAAATATACTTTTAAAGTTCCTATAGATGTTAACAAGATAGAGATTAAGAAAGCTGTCGAAGAAATATTTAAGGTTAGAGTTAGTAAGGTTAACACAATAAGATTCAGGGGAAAACCGAGAAGATTAGGAATTTATAGGGGAAGAAAACCTGATTGGAAAAAGGCTATAGTCACGCTTGCTCCTGGTTATAAGATTCCTTTCTTTGAAAATATTGGTGTATGA
- a CDS encoding type Z 30S ribosomal protein S14, with translation MARKASMEKAKREPKFRVRKHNRCPLCGRPRAFLRKFNMCRLCFRKLAREGKIPGVIKSSW, from the coding sequence TTGGCAAGAAAAGCCTCAATGGAAAAGGCGAAAAGAGAACCTAAGTTCAGGGTTAGGAAACATAATAGATGTCCATTATGTGGTAGACCTCGTGCCTTCTTAAGAAAATTCAACATGTGTCGTTTATGTTTTAGAAAACTTGCCCGCGAGGGCAAAATTCCTGGCGTTATAAAGTCAAGCTGGTGA
- the rpmC gene encoding 50S ribosomal protein L29, producing the protein MKAKELRDLTIDELKEKYKELKKELFNLRFQKAVGQLGNPMRIRQVKRDIARIKTIIREKELGITWVSERGE; encoded by the coding sequence ATGAAGGCAAAAGAGCTTAGAGATCTCACAATAGATGAGCTTAAAGAGAAATACAAAGAACTCAAAAAAGAGCTTTTTAACCTTAGATTTCAAAAGGCTGTGGGACAATTAGGAAACCCCATGAGAATAAGACAAGTTAAAAGAGATATAGCACGCATAAAGACTATTATAAGAGAAAAGGAACTAGGTATTACTTGGGTCTCAGAGAGAGGGGAGTGA
- the rplR gene encoding 50S ribosomal protein L18, giving the protein MRKIRHKRLRKKIRGTSERPRLSVFKSLNHIYAQLIDDDTGHTIIAVSTLSPELKGKYKHGGNIEAAKLVGQLIARKALEKNIKSVVFDRGGHKYHGAIKALADAARAEGLEF; this is encoded by the coding sequence ATGAGAAAAATCAGACATAAAAGACTTAGAAAAAAGATAAGAGGAACTTCAGAAAGACCTAGATTATCTGTTTTTAAAAGTTTAAATCATATATATGCTCAATTAATAGACGATGATACAGGACACACTATAATTGCTGTTTCGACTCTCTCTCCTGAGTTAAAGGGCAAGTACAAACATGGAGGCAATATTGAAGCTGCAAAGCTTGTAGGACAATTAATAGCTCGCAAAGCCCTTGAAAAGAATATTAAGAGCGTCGTTTTTGACCGTGGTGGTCATAAGTATCATGGCGCTATAAAAGCACTCGCTGATGCCGCAAGGGCTGAAGGATTAGAGTTTTAA
- the rplO gene encoding 50S ribosomal protein L15 — translation MFKLNTLYPPKGANKKPKRVGIGIGSGHGKTSCKGHKGQKARSGGGVRLGFEGGQTPLALRIPKRGFNNGPFKKEYAIINVEDLNIFDNNQVVTPELLLEKGLISDIFDGVKILGNGELRKTLLVKAHAFSKSAIEKIEKSGGKAEVI, via the coding sequence GTGTTTAAGTTAAATACTCTTTATCCACCAAAAGGAGCAAATAAAAAACCTAAAAGAGTAGGAATTGGAATCGGTTCCGGTCATGGGAAAACTTCATGCAAAGGACATAAAGGACAAAAGGCAAGATCTGGTGGAGGAGTTAGACTTGGTTTCGAAGGGGGACAGACACCTCTTGCTCTTAGAATACCCAAAAGGGGCTTTAATAATGGTCCTTTCAAAAAAGAATATGCTATTATTAACGTTGAAGATCTTAACATATTCGATAATAATCAAGTGGTTACTCCAGAACTTTTACTTGAAAAAGGACTAATTTCCGATATTTTTGATGGTGTTAAAATTCTTGGCAATGGAGAATTGAGGAAAACCCTTTTAGTTAAAGCACACGCATTTAGTAAATCCGCCATAGAAAAGATAGAAAAATCTGGAGGAAAGGCTGAGGTGATATAG
- the rplN gene encoding 50S ribosomal protein L14: protein MIYQETVLKVADNSGAKLIKCIRVLGGSERFWGKVGDVIVASVKEAIPNSGIEKGDVVKAVIVRTKKEIRRKDGTYVRFDDNAAVLINDAGEPRGTRIFGPVARELRDKNFMKIISLAPEVV, encoded by the coding sequence ATGATTTATCAAGAAACTGTTCTTAAGGTTGCTGATAATTCCGGCGCTAAATTAATAAAATGTATAAGAGTGCTAGGCGGTAGCGAAAGGTTTTGGGGAAAGGTCGGCGATGTTATAGTGGCATCTGTTAAAGAAGCAATACCTAATTCTGGAATAGAAAAAGGAGACGTTGTAAAAGCCGTCATAGTTAGAACTAAAAAAGAGATAAGAAGAAAAGATGGAACTTATGTAAGATTTGATGATAATGCTGCAGTTTTGATAAATGACGCTGGTGAACCAAGAGGTACACGCATTTTCGGACCAGTAGCAAGAGAACTTAGAGATAAGAATTTTATGAAAATAATATCCTTAGCTCCAGAAGTAGTTTAA
- the rpsE gene encoding 30S ribosomal protein S5, with amino-acid sequence MAEKRKRIDVSGLNLKERVVNINRVCKVVKGGKRYKFSALVVVGDEEKHVGVGMGKAKEVPEAIRKGIENAKKNMIEVKKVGTTIPHAVIGEFGAAKVFLRPAAPGTGVIAGGAVRAILELGGIKDILTKSIGRTTNPINVARATIEALLQLKTTEDIERLRGGVAKQ; translated from the coding sequence ATGGCTGAAAAAAGAAAACGTATAGATGTTTCTGGTCTTAACTTAAAAGAAAGAGTAGTCAATATAAACAGGGTATGCAAAGTTGTTAAGGGAGGTAAAAGATACAAATTTAGTGCACTCGTAGTAGTGGGAGATGAAGAAAAACATGTAGGAGTGGGAATGGGAAAGGCCAAGGAAGTTCCTGAAGCCATAAGAAAGGGTATCGAAAATGCTAAAAAGAATATGATAGAAGTCAAAAAGGTAGGAACAACTATACCTCATGCTGTTATAGGTGAATTTGGAGCAGCTAAAGTCTTTCTGCGTCCAGCTGCACCTGGAACCGGCGTAATAGCAGGAGGAGCTGTACGTGCAATACTAGAACTTGGAGGGATAAAAGACATACTAACGAAATCAATAGGAAGAACCACCAATCCTATAAACGTAGCTAGAGCTACTATAGAAGCCTTATTACAGCTTAAAACAACAGAAGATATAGAGAGGTTAAGAGGGGGAGTGGCTAAGCAATGA
- the rplD gene encoding 50S ribosomal protein L4 → MPKVAVLDVETGKVKREIEVNPKVFEAPLHRPSVHQAVIAHLANLRQGTACTKTRGEVRGGGRKPWRQKGTGRARHGSIRSPLWVGGGVVFGPKPRDYDQKIPKKVRKLALRAVLTSKFKEGNIIVLDNMKLDAPPKTKKVIALLNKLGIRNQKSLIITDKKDEIIQRSARNLPNVNVLCVNNINVYDLLLYDKLIMTEETLKRIEEVCGNE, encoded by the coding sequence ATGCCAAAAGTTGCTGTCTTAGATGTGGAGACGGGTAAAGTAAAAAGAGAAATAGAGGTTAATCCCAAAGTTTTTGAAGCACCTCTCCATAGACCATCAGTTCACCAAGCTGTAATTGCACATCTTGCTAACTTAAGACAGGGAACTGCTTGTACTAAAACTCGTGGAGAAGTTCGAGGTGGAGGTAGAAAGCCATGGCGTCAAAAAGGAACAGGCAGAGCAAGACATGGTAGTATTCGTTCTCCATTGTGGGTTGGTGGAGGAGTTGTATTTGGACCCAAACCTCGAGATTATGATCAAAAGATTCCTAAAAAAGTGAGAAAGCTAGCTTTAAGAGCTGTTTTAACTTCCAAATTTAAAGAAGGAAATATTATCGTTTTGGATAATATGAAACTCGATGCCCCTCCTAAAACTAAAAAAGTTATTGCTCTTCTTAACAAACTTGGAATAAGAAACCAAAAGTCATTGATAATTACAGATAAAAAAGATGAGATAATTCAAAGAAGTGCTCGTAATTTACCAAATGTTAATGTTCTTTGTGTAAATAATATAAATGTTTATGATCTGTTGCTCTATGATAAACTTATCATGACGGAGGAGACGCTCAAGAGAATTGAGGAGGTGTGCGGTAATGAGTAA
- the rplE gene encoding 50S ribosomal protein L5 has product MPRLKEKYKNEVIPKMMERFGYKNVMEVPRIEKIVINVGVGEAKDDTRYLDSTIEELAMISGQRPVIARAKKSIAGFKLREGSPIGCFVTLRGNRAYDFLDRLINIALPRIKDFRGLSPRSFDGRGNYTIGVREQLIFPEVDYDKVMKVRGMSITIVTTAENDDEARALLEFLGMPFRRR; this is encoded by the coding sequence ATTCCTCGCTTAAAAGAAAAATACAAAAATGAGGTAATTCCTAAAATGATGGAAAGATTCGGATATAAAAACGTGATGGAAGTTCCTCGTATAGAAAAGATAGTTATTAATGTCGGTGTTGGAGAGGCTAAGGATGATACAAGATACTTAGATTCTACAATAGAAGAACTAGCCATGATTAGCGGCCAAAGACCTGTAATTGCAAGAGCTAAAAAGTCTATTGCGGGGTTTAAGCTTCGTGAAGGATCACCTATAGGATGTTTTGTTACTCTTAGAGGGAATAGAGCTTACGATTTTTTGGACAGGTTGATAAACATAGCTTTACCGAGAATAAAGGACTTTAGAGGACTCTCTCCACGGTCTTTTGATGGAAGAGGAAATTACACAATAGGTGTAAGAGAACAACTAATATTTCCCGAAGTTGATTATGATAAAGTTATGAAAGTAAGAGGAATGAGTATCACTATAGTCACCACTGCTGAAAACGACGATGAAGCGAGAGCTCTTTTAGAGTTCTTAGGAATGCCCTTTAGACGGAGGTGA
- the rpsC gene encoding 30S ribosomal protein S3 — protein sequence MGQKVHPTAFRLGTIKTWDSRWFGEGKTYTEQLHEDIKIRDYLKGRWYHAGISKIIIERIANIVRITVLTARPGLVIGAKGVEIEDARKKLRELTGGKRIFINVQEVKKPEVDAQLVAEHIAAQIEKRVSHRRAMKQAIMRALRAGAKGIKVMCSGRLGGAELARREWYLEGRLPLQTIRADIEYGFAEALTIYGKIGVKVWIFHGEVLPGPKEREISTPMEVDTESE from the coding sequence GTGGGGCAGAAAGTTCATCCTACAGCTTTTAGGCTTGGGACTATAAAAACATGGGACTCACGCTGGTTTGGAGAGGGAAAAACTTATACAGAACAACTTCACGAAGATATAAAAATAAGGGATTATCTTAAAGGAAGATGGTATCACGCCGGCATATCTAAGATAATTATAGAACGTATCGCTAATATAGTAAGAATTACTGTTTTAACCGCTCGCCCCGGCCTTGTTATAGGAGCTAAAGGTGTTGAAATAGAAGATGCAAGAAAAAAGCTCCGCGAATTAACTGGTGGAAAGAGAATATTTATCAACGTTCAAGAAGTTAAAAAACCGGAAGTAGATGCTCAACTTGTTGCCGAACATATTGCTGCTCAGATAGAAAAGAGAGTTTCTCATAGAAGAGCAATGAAACAAGCTATTATGAGAGCCCTTCGCGCCGGAGCAAAAGGAATAAAGGTAATGTGTAGTGGTAGACTTGGCGGAGCAGAACTCGCTAGAAGAGAGTGGTATTTAGAGGGGAGGTTACCCCTCCAAACTATAAGAGCAGATATAGAATATGGTTTCGCTGAGGCGCTAACTATATATGGAAAAATCGGGGTAAAGGTTTGGATATTTCATGGAGAAGTTTTACCTGGACCTAAAGAGAGGGAGATTTCAACACCCATGGAGGTCGATACTGAATCAGAATAA
- the rplC gene encoding 50S ribosomal protein L3 — protein sequence MKLPLGLIGRKLGMSQIFKPDGRIIPVTIIEAGPCVVVTKRTLNKEGYNAIQLGFGYVKPYKVNKPIKGIFKKAGVELRKYLREFKVDNIEDFEVGQELKVDIFKEGEKVDITGISKGKGFAGPMKRHGFSGGPASHGSAFHRYGSSLGAHTEPGHVFKGKKMAGHMGNTKVTIQNLEVVKVYPERNLLLVKGSVPGSRNSIVLIKKAKKG from the coding sequence ATTAAATTGCCCTTAGGTTTAATAGGCAGAAAGTTAGGTATGTCTCAAATTTTTAAACCTGACGGTAGAATAATTCCTGTTACTATAATAGAAGCAGGACCTTGTGTAGTTGTAACTAAAAGAACTCTAAATAAAGAAGGATACAATGCTATCCAACTTGGTTTTGGATATGTTAAACCTTACAAAGTTAATAAACCTATAAAAGGTATATTTAAAAAGGCTGGTGTAGAGTTAAGAAAATACCTTAGAGAGTTCAAGGTAGACAATATTGAAGATTTCGAAGTAGGGCAAGAGCTTAAAGTAGATATATTTAAGGAAGGAGAAAAGGTAGACATAACTGGAATAAGCAAAGGGAAAGGGTTTGCTGGCCCAATGAAGAGGCACGGTTTTAGCGGAGGTCCTGCAAGCCATGGTTCTGCATTTCACCGTTATGGAAGCTCTTTAGGAGCCCATACAGAACCGGGACACGTCTTCAAGGGTAAAAAAATGGCTGGCCATATGGGAAATACTAAAGTCACTATTCAGAACCTTGAAGTTGTTAAAGTCTATCCTGAGAGAAATCTCCTTCTAGTCAAGGGAAGTGTTCCGGGTAGCAGAAATAGCATTGTACTTATAAAGAAGGCAAAGAAGGGGTGA
- the rpsS gene encoding 30S ribosomal protein S19 has product MGRSRKKGPYVDPKLLKRILEMNQKGEKKVIKTWSRRSTIVPEMVGHTIAVHNGRTHIPIYITEQMVGHKLGEFAPTRKFGGHSAPTERSTALK; this is encoded by the coding sequence GTGGGGAGGTCTCGCAAGAAAGGCCCTTATGTTGATCCTAAGCTTTTGAAGAGGATACTAGAAATGAACCAAAAAGGAGAAAAAAAGGTTATAAAAACTTGGTCAAGAAGATCTACTATCGTACCTGAAATGGTAGGACACACAATTGCGGTTCATAATGGAAGAACACATATTCCGATTTACATCACAGAACAGATGGTTGGACATAAATTAGGAGAATTCGCGCCAACAAGAAAGTTCGGAGGCCATAGCGCCCCAACAGAAAGATCAACTGCTCTTAAGTGA